A region of the Acidimicrobiia bacterium genome:
GGCAAGGGCAACTCAAAGCCGTTTGCAATGAAAAACCCTTCGTCCAGGCCACGGCAGCAGGAATTCGAGTTGTCGGGGATAACCACGTCCGCCGAGGCAACCAGACCACCACAGAGCCAGCCTATAAATCGCAGCAGGACCTTGTTTTTCATGTTTGCAGGCTTCGTGACCGCGGTGTGGTCGCTGGCAACAATCTTGGGTCGGACCACCTAAACGCGTGGCTCCCCCAACAGCGCGCCTTGCCCGACTTTGTCGCGCTCTTTGACATCGCAATCAGTGCTGTCCGGCGAAGAACGCATCGACAACTTACAATTCGAGTATGAGATCGATTCCCCTTGAATGACGTCGAGGAGCTACCTTGGTCAATCGGACTGCCGCAATACGAGCACGGGCACCTCTTAGGATCTCCTTCGCAGGAGGAGGTACCGATGTACCACCCTACCCAGAGACCGCCGGAGGCTGCGTTCTCTCCGCAACCATAGATTTCTATGCCTACGCCTCTTTGATTCCGGGAGGGAATCGAGACGAGTTCGAAGTAGAGTCTCCCGATCTTGGCACCGTCTTCCGCATGCAAAGCCGCGCCCGAGCGACTTCACCCGACTCCAGAGCACTCTTGGGCGCCACTAACATAGCAGGAAATGCCATCCCCGATGCCGCGCGCCCTAACGATTTCTTTGTATCGACCAGCCGCACATCCAGCAGCGTCGGCTCGCCCGCGCCAGGAATTCGAGCTAGCCGATCCACTGGCTGGCGAGGTGGAGTCAGTTCGGATCGCTGCGAACTAGTAAAGGCTGTCCTCGACGAGTTCCCCCAACATCGAGAGCAACTTCGCCACGGGCGGCTTGTTCTGCACTCCGACGCCCCACCCGGATCCGGCCTGGGGTCGTCATCTGCCCTCATCGTGGCAATGACTGCTACCCTGGCGGAGAAGACCGGCGAGGCCCTGGGTCCTTACGAGATCGCAGCGCGCGCTGCAAAGATCGAGCGCGAAAACATGGAGGTTCCCGGGGGCTACCAGGATCACTATGCGGCCGCTTTTGGGGGTTTCAACTTCATCGAGTTCGATGTCGAAGGCGCCCTGGTGCATCCCCTCGCCTTGAGAGCCGAGACAGTCGACGAGCTCCATGCGAGCTTGGTTTTGTGCTATACGGGAAAGACCAGAATCTCCGGACACATTTTGCAGCGCCAGATACAGGCGTACGAGGCTAAAGAAGAGCGGTCTGTCGAGGCCCTTGAGCGAATCAAACAGATTGCGATCGAAATGCGATCCGCTCTGTTGAAGGGCCGCCTCAGCGACTTCGCAGAGGGTCTGTCGGCGGGATGGGAGGCCAAAAAGCAGCTTGCGGAGGGGATAACAGAAGACGACATCGACGCTCTTTACGAGTTCGGCCTAGACAACGGAGCGGTAGCAGGAAAAGTGCTGGGAGCTGGCGGGGGCGGATACTTTTTGTTTTTCTGCCCCGTGGAGAAAGCTGCTCGCCTCCGAGCGGCCCTAGAGGAGAGAGGGAACAGGGTAATGCCTTTCTCGTTCGAAAGGCGGGGGGTGCAAACGTGGCGCGCGCCGTATTTCTAGACAGAGACGGTACGCTTATCGAAGACCTCGAGTACCTCTCCGACCCGGAAGCGGTTCGAGTTTTGCCTGGCGCGGGAGCAGCGCTCTCCAAGCTCGCATCGGCAGGATTCGAACTAGTTGTAGTGTCAAATCAATCTGCTGTAGCGAGAGGCATCGCTACCCCAAGAGATATCGAAGCAATTGAGCAGCGGATCACCGCGTTGCTGGAGATCGAGAAGGTGTGCATAACCGCTTGGTACTACTGCTTCCATCACCCAGAAGCTCTTGTAGAGGGGTGGCGGGCAATCTGCGACTGCCGGAAGCCTAGACCGGGAATGATCTACAAGGCCGCCGAGGATCTCTCCATCGACCTGCGACAAAGCTTCCTCATAGGTAACATGTGGAGCGACATAGTGGCAGCCAATCGGGCCGGCGTCCGGGGGATTTTGATCGAGAGCACTCCAGCCAAGACTGCAGTCGATCCTTACGTCGAAAGCACGGAAGCGGTCCCGTGGTCGGTAGCCCGCGACCTCTTTGACGCGGCCGAGAAAATCTTGGCCGAAGACGCGCCAAGTTGAAACTGACTAATCGCTACCTGAGCGCCAAGCCTATACGAGATCTAAGAGAGCTAGCATTTTAGGAATGACAGATCAGCAACAATCGGCTCCCGAACAGCCTCTCTTCGACATGACCGAAATAGTCGGAACGAAGCTCGCGTCTCTCAGAGATGCCTTAGCTCAGATGGATCCGCACGAATTGAACAATGCCTCCCAGCCCTCGGGATTCATTGACTCGCTAATCCAAGCGGGGAAGATGGCCGTGGATGCCCTCAAAAGTGGAAACAAGCTTATGGCAGCGGGAAACGGGGGGAGTGCAGCAGAAGCCCAGCACTTGACAGGAGAGATAGTTGGAAGGTTCCGGCGAGACAAGCAGCCGTTGCCAGCTATATGCCTTCACGCTGACACCTCATCGCTCACCGCGATAAGCAACGACTTCGGATACGACACTGTCTTCGCTCGACAAGTTCATGCGTTCGGCAGCCCTGGAGATGTGCTTTTTTTGTTGTCCACTAGCGGCCGATCCAACAACCTCGTCGAGGCTGCTCTGGCCGCTCGCTCGCTCGGTGTTGGCTGTGTGGCGCTGCTAGGCTCGGGCGGTGGGGAGTTGGCGAGCGTCTGCGACGTAGCGGTTCGAGTACCTTCCTCTGACCCTCAAGTCGTCCAAGAGGTTCACCTCTTCGTTGTGCACTGCATAGCCTGGGCCATAGAAGAGGCCTTCACCGGGAGCAACCCTGCCAGCCAGAAAATGGATCTGAGCACCAAAGATTCGTAGTGATCTATTAGTGCTCCGAGTTAGAGTAGCGCCTCAGGGGGGAGCGGGGTGGCTGTCGCCACCCCAGTAGGGGAGGATCGCTTCTAGTGGGGTCGAGCATACTACGAGGCATCTGAGATTGGGTGAAAACCAACCTTCTTTAGATCGATCGGCCTTAAAAAGCAGGGTAATAGTGGCGCTTGACGTCACTTCTCGGCAACAGGCTGCGGAGGTCGTCGAGGCGCTTGGACAAACCTGTGATTTTTACAAGGTCGGGCCGGTTCTTTTTTATCGAGAGGGGCCAGCGATTTTGGAGTGGCTGCGCTCACAAAAAAAATGCATTTTTCTAGACCTCAAAGCACACGACATTCCATCGGTTGTCGAGTCGGCTACTCACGCCGCAGCAGAAATGGGGGTGACCTTCTTTACCGCCCATGTTGCAGATGGCTCGGCAGCCGCAGCCGTCAAAGCCTCTCGCGATGCCGAATCGGTGGTAGGACACAAGGTGTCGGTTCTGGGCGTCACCGTATTGACGAGCACTCGCTCGTCCGATGTACAAGGAAACTCCACCGAGAGTTCCTTCGAGACGCTTTTGTCCTCCAGGGTCGAGCAGGCAGTCTCTTCGGGTTGTGACGGTATTGTCGCGGCTGCATCAGATATTCCTCTCATGGCAGACCTGCTCCCGCAGAGCATGCTGAAGGTCTGTCCTGGAATACGTCCACGTACCCCGCGCCTTCGAACAGAAGACGATCAGGCACGAACAGCTACTCCATCGGAGGCAGCAGCGATGGGAGCCGATTTCATAGTAGTAGGCCGTTCCGTCCTCGAAGCCTCCGATCCGCTCCAAGCGTTCCTCAACATACGCGATGAGTTCGCAAGCCTCCTAGGAACTGGAAGAACCCTCCGATCTTCGCGCACACCCTTCGATAAACCGACCCCGGAAAGGCAGCCCTCAGAGCTGCCCCGGCCCGACTTTCGTCACCTCAAGGAGTAGATGCCCCGTGAATATGGGAATCCAA
Encoded here:
- a CDS encoding orotidine-5'-phosphate decarboxylase, with amino-acid sequence MASSGVEHTTRHLRLGENQPSLDRSALKSRVIVALDVTSRQQAAEVVEALGQTCDFYKVGPVLFYREGPAILEWLRSQKKCIFLDLKAHDIPSVVESATHAAAEMGVTFFTAHVADGSAAAAVKASRDAESVVGHKVSVLGVTVLTSTRSSDVQGNSTESSFETLLSSRVEQAVSSGCDGIVAAASDIPLMADLLPQSMLKVCPGIRPRTPRLRTEDDQARTATPSEAAAMGADFIVVGRSVLEASDPLQAFLNIRDEFASLLGTGRTLRSSRTPFDKPTPERQPSELPRPDFRHLKE
- a CDS encoding phosphoheptose isomerase (catalyzes the isomerization of sedoheptulose 7-phosphate to D-glycero-D-manno-heptose 7-phosphate), whose translation is MDPHELNNASQPSGFIDSLIQAGKMAVDALKSGNKLMAAGNGGSAAEAQHLTGEIVGRFRRDKQPLPAICLHADTSSLTAISNDFGYDTVFARQVHAFGSPGDVLFLLSTSGRSNNLVEAALAARSLGVGCVALLGSGGGELASVCDVAVRVPSSDPQVVQEVHLFVVHCIAWAIEEAFTGSNPASQKMDLSTKDS